The following coding sequences are from one Gemmatimonadota bacterium window:
- a CDS encoding (2Fe-2S)-binding protein, with product MKKNEPKSGGLTRRDFLEGTGAVLVVAGAAPKLTAAEPRSATVARQEAEAVPRTLIRLTVNGTEHRVEVEDRWTLNELLRDHIELTGSKIGCNRGECGACTVLLDGEPIYSCSTLAVWADGRAVETVEGLERDGELTPLQQAFIDHDAAQCGFCTPGQLMTATALLERNSRPAADEVREALVGNLCRCSNYNAIVEAVLATAQTAGSTAGSGGAP from the coding sequence ATGAAAAAGAACGAGCCAAAAAGCGGGGGTCTCACGAGGCGCGATTTCCTGGAAGGCACCGGGGCCGTGCTGGTCGTCGCCGGCGCTGCGCCCAAGCTAACCGCAGCGGAGCCCCGGAGCGCGACCGTCGCCCGACAGGAAGCCGAGGCCGTCCCTCGGACTCTGATCCGCCTTACCGTCAACGGCACCGAACACCGGGTCGAGGTCGAAGATCGCTGGACGCTCAACGAGCTGCTCCGGGACCACATCGAGCTCACGGGTTCCAAGATCGGCTGCAATCGCGGCGAATGCGGCGCGTGCACGGTGCTGCTGGATGGTGAGCCGATCTATTCGTGCAGCACGCTCGCGGTGTGGGCGGACGGTCGCGCCGTCGAGACCGTGGAGGGGCTCGAGCGGGACGGCGAGCTCACGCCGTTGCAACAGGCCTTCATCGATCACGACGCGGCCCAGTGTGGCTTCTGCACGCCCGGTCAACTGATGACGGCGACCGCGTTGCTGGAGCGGAACTCCCGCCCGGCCGCGGACGAGGTGCGCGAGGCGTTGGTCGGCAATCTCTGCCGCTGTTCGAACTACAACGCGATCGTGGAGGCGGTGTTGGCGACTGCCCAGACCGCGGGATCGACCGCGGGATCGGGAGGCGCGCCATGA